The following proteins come from a genomic window of Penaeus monodon isolate SGIC_2016 chromosome 22, NSTDA_Pmon_1, whole genome shotgun sequence:
- the LOC119587489 gene encoding ATP-dependent RNA helicase A-like, with amino-acid sequence MKLLVFAFVAAATAAPQEYSLPKPSGPSFDSGSCGNGQVRHVDGSCVTPQVNSRVFLYDVPANEGVVNRPDYIPEPKVERNIIFVRLPDGAQGPEPIVVPPPQQQHVVYVLNKQSDQDQRVIEVPAPPPSKPEVFFVNYAEGENPTLPSGVDLQTALSSASQGGGQVIGGGGVGGGIGGGVGGGIGGGVGGGIGGGVGGGIGGGVGGGIGGGNYNPPTSNYSPPSNLYNTP; translated from the exons ATGAAGCTCCTG gTTTTCGCATTTGTGGCTGCTGCAACTGCTGCCCCTCAGGAGTACAGTTTGCCTAAACCCTCTGGTCCTTCCTTTGACTCTGGAAGTTGTGGCAATGGACAAGTACGACACGTGGACGGGAGCTGCGTTACGCCTCAAGTGAACAGCCGTGTGTTCCTGTACGATGTGCCAGCAAACGAAGGTGTTGTCAATCGGCCAGATTACATTCCAGAACCTAAAGTGGAACGCAATATAATTTTCGTGAGACTACCTGACGGTGCACAGGGACCAGAACCCATCGTCGTACCACCGCCACAACAGCAACATGTTGTGTATGTGCTGAACAAGCAGTCTGACCAGGACCAGCGAGTGATCGAAGTGCCAGCGCCACCGCCATCCAAACCTGAAGTGTTCTTCGTGAACTACGCAGAAGGAGAGAACCCGACTCTTCCCAGCGGAGTCGACCTTCAGACGGCGCTGAGTTCAGCTTCCCAGGGCGGCGGTCAAGTTATTGGAGGCGGTGGTGTTGGAGGAGGGATCGGAGGTGGAGTTGGAGGCGGTAttggaggtggagtaggaggaggaatcgGAGGTGGAGTTGGAGGCGGTATtggaggtggagttggaggtggCATTGGAGGTGGAAACTACAATCCCCCGACAAGCAATTACTCTCCTCCATCCAACCTCTACAACACACCATGA
- the LOC119587493 gene encoding ATP-dependent RNA helicase A-like — translation MQLLVFALVAAASAAPQGYNLGTPSGPSFNSGSCGSGQVRHVDGRCVTPQVNSRVFLYDVPANEGVVNRPSYIPEPKLERNIIFVRLPDGAQGPEPIVVPPPQQQHVVYVLNKQSEQDQRVIEVPAPPQSKPEVFFVNYADGENPTLPSGVDLQTALSAASQGGGQVVXXXXXXXXIGGGIGGGFGGGIGGGFGGGIGGGIGGGIGGGFGGGIGGGFGGGIGGSSGGSFGGGIGGGSYSPPSNLYSTP, via the exons ATGCAGCTCTTG GTTTTTGCACTGGTGGCTGCTGCGTCTGCTGCCCCTCAGGGGTACAACCTGGGCACGCCCTCTGGTCCATCCTTTAACTCTGGCAGTTGTGGCAGTGGGCAAGTGCGGCACGTGGATGGAAGATGCGTTACGCCTCAGGTGAACAGCCGTGTGTTCCTGTACGATGTGCCAGCAAATGAAGGTGTTGTCAATCGGCCAAGCTACATTCCAGAACCTAAATTGGAACGCAATATCATTTTCGTGAGACTTCCTGACGGTGCACAGGGACCAGAACCCATCGTCGTACCACCGCCACAACAGCAACACGTCGTGTATGTCCTGAACAAGCAGTCTGAACAGGACCAGCGAGTGATCGAGGTTCCAGCACCGCCACAATCGAAGCCCGAAGTGTTCTTCGTGAACTACGCAGACGGAGAGAACCCGACTCTTCCCAGCGGAGTCGACCTCCAGACGGCGTTGAGCGCAGCTTCCCAGGGCGGCGGCCAAGTTGTTNNNNNNNNNNNNNNNNNNNNNNNNATTGGGGGTGGTATCGGAGGCGGTTTCGGCGGTGGTATCGGAGGCGGTTTTGGCGGAGGCATCGGAGGCGGTATCGGTGGTGGTATCGGAGGCGGTTTCGGTGGTGGTATCGGAGGCGGTTTCGGTGGTGGTATCGGCGGAAGCAGTGGAGGCAGTTTCGGCGGTGGTATCGGAGGCGGCAGTTACTCCCCTCCTTCTAACCTTTACAGCACACCATAA
- the LOC119587494 gene encoding glycine-rich protein 23-like codes for MKLLVLAFVTAAYAAPQGYNLGTPSGPSFNSGSCSSGQVRHVDGSCVTPQVNSRVFLYDVPANEAIVNRPSYIPEPKLERNIIFVRLPEGADGPEPIVVPPPQQQHVVYVLNKQSEQDQRVIEVPAPPQSKPEVFFVNYAEGENPTLPSGVDLQTALSAASQGGGQVVGGGGIGGGIGGGFGGGSGGGFGGGIGGGFGGGIGGGFGGGIGGGIGGGIGGGIGGGIGGGIGGGIGGGIGGGIGGGIGGSSGGSGIGGGSYSPPSNVYSTP; via the exons ATGAAGCTCCTG GTCTTAGCATTCGTAACTGCTGCCTACGCTGCCCCTCAGGGGTACAACTTGGGCACGCCCTCTGGCCCTTCCTTTAACTCTGGCAGTTGTAGCAGTGGGCAAGTGCGGCACGTGGATGGCAGCTGCGTGACACCTCAAGTGAACAGCCGTGTGTTCCTGTACGATGTGCCAGCAAATGAAGCTATCGTCAATCGGCCAAGCTACATTCCAGAACCTAAATTGGAACGCAATATCATTTTTGTAAGATTGCCTGAAGGTGCAGATGGACCAGAACCCATCGTCGTACCACCGCCACAACAACAACACGTCGTGTATGTTCTGAACAAGCAGTCTGAACAGGACCAGCGAGTGATCGAGGTTCCAGCACCGCCACAATCGAAGCCCGAAGTGTTCTTCGTGAACTACGCAGAAGGAGAGAACCCGACTCTTCCCAGCGGAGTCGACCTCCAGACGGCGTTGAGCGCAGCTTCCCAGGGCGGCGGGCAAGTTGTTGGAGGCGGTGGCATTGGAGGCGGCATCGGAGGTGGTTTCGGTGGAGGCAGTGGAGGTGGTTTCGGCGGTGGTATCGGTGGCGGTTTCGGTGGTGGTATCGGAGGCGGTTTCGGTGGTGGTATCGGAGGCGGTATCGGAGGCGGTATCGGAGGCGGTATCGGAGGCGGTATCGGAGGCGGTATCGGAGGCGGTATCGGAGGCGGTATCGGAGGCGGTATCGGAGGCGGTATCGGCGGAAGCAGTGGAGGCAGTGGTATCGGAGGCGGCAGTTACTCCCCTCCTTCTAACGTCTACAGCACACCTTAA
- the LOC119587212 gene encoding ATP-dependent RNA helicase A-like, with translation MVPTSIMKLLVLALVATASAAPQGYDLGTPTGPSFESGSCGDGQVRHVDGSCVTPQVNSRVFLYDVPANEGVVNRPDYIPEPKVERNIIFVRLPEGADGPEPIVVPPPQQQHVVYVLNKQSEHDQRVIEVPAPPPSNPEVFFVNYAEGENPTLPSGVDLQTALSSASQGGGQIVGGGGVGGGIGGGIGGGIGGSIGGGIGGGIGGGIGGGIGGGIGGGIGGGIGGGIGGGIGGGIGGGIGDGTYSPPSNLYETP, from the exons ATGGTACCGACTTCCATCATGAAGCTTCTG GTATTAGCACTCGTAGCTACTGCGTCCGCTGCCCCTCAGGGATACGACCTGGGTACGCCCACTGGTCCTTCCTTTGAGTCTGGGAGCTGTGGGGATGGACAAGTGCGGCACGTGGATGGCAGCTGCGTGACACCTCAAGTGAACAGCCGTGTGTTCCTGTACGATGTGCCAGCAAACGAAGGTGTAGTCAATCGGCCAGACTACATTCCAGAGCCTAAAGTGGAACGCAATATCATTTTTGTAAGACTGCCTGAAGGTGCAGATGGACCAGAACCCATCGTCGTACCACCGCCACAACAGCAACACGTCGTGTATGTCCTGAACAAGCAGTCTGAACATGACCAACGAGTGATCGAGGTTCCAGCACCACCGCCATCCAACCCCGAAGTGTTCTTCGTGAACTACGCAGAAGGAGAGAACCCGACTCTTCCCAGCGGAGTCGACCTCCAGACGGCGCTGAGTTCAGCTTCCCAGGGCGGCGGCCAAATTGTTGGCGGTggtggagttggaggaggaaTCGGAGGTGGAATCGGAGGCGGTATTGGAGGCAGTATCGGAGGCGGTATCGGAGGCGGTATTGGAGGCGGTATCGGAGGTGGCATCGGTGGCGGTATCGGAGGCGGAATCGGAGGCGGAATCGGAGGCGGTATTGGAGGTGGCATTGGAGGAGGCATCGGTGGCGGTATCGGAGACGGTACTTATTCCCCTCCTTCTAACCTGTACGAGACACCTTGA
- the LOC119586849 gene encoding ATP-dependent RNA helicase A-like isoform X1: MDAHEDSKTTSTMKLLILALVAAASAAPQGYNLPSPTGPSFDSGSCGSGQVRHVDGSCVTPQVNSRVFLYDVPANEGVVNRPDYIPEPKVERNIIFVRLPEGADGPEPIVVPPPQQQHVVYVLNKQSEHDQRVIEVPAPPQSNPEVFFVNYAEGENPTLPSGVDLQTALSSASQGGGQVVGGGGVGGGIGGGVGGGSGGGIGGGSGGGIGGGIGGGIGGGSGGGIGGGSGGGIGGGSGGGIGGGSGGGIGGGIGGGSGGGIGGGTYSPPSNIYGTP, encoded by the exons atggacgcacATGAGGACAGTAAAACGACTTCCACCATGAAGCTCTTG ATCTTAGCACTCGTGGCTGCTGCGTCGGCTGCCCCTCAGGGGTACAATCTGCCTTCGCCCACTGGTCCTTCCTTTGACTCTGGGAGCTGTGGGAGTGGACAAGTGCGGCACGTGGATGGCAGCTGCGTGACACCTCAAGTGAACAGCCGTGTGTTCCTGTACGATGTGCCAGCAAACGAAGGTGTAGTCAATCGGCCAGACTACATTCCAGAGCCTAAAGTGGAACGCAATATCATTTTTGTAAGACTGCCTGAAGGTGCAGATGGACCAGAACCCATCGTCGTACCACCGCCACAACAGCAACACGTCGTGTATGTCCTGAACAAGCAGTCTGAACATGACCAACGAGTGATCGAGGTTCCAGCACCGCCACAATCCAACCCCGAAGTGTTCTTCGTGAACTACGCAGAAGGAGAGAACCCGACTCTTCCCAGCGGAGTCGACCTCCAGACGGCGCTGAGTTCAGCTTCCCAGGGCGGCGGTCAGGTTGTTGGAGGCggtggagttggaggaggaatcggaggtggagttggaggtggaAGCGGTGGTGGCATCGGAGGCGGAAGCGGTGGTGGCATCGGAGGTGGCATCGGAGGTGGCATCGGAGGCGGAAGCGGTGGTGGCATCGGAGGCGGAAGCGGTGGTGGCATCGGAGGCGGAAGCGGTGGTGGCATCGGAGGCGGAAGCGGTGGTGGCATCGGAGGTGGCATCGGGGGAGGAAGCGGTGGTGGCATCGGAGGCGGAACTTACTCTCCTCCTTCTAATATCTATGGTACACCCTAA
- the LOC119586849 gene encoding ATP-dependent RNA helicase A-like isoform X3: MDAHEDSKTTSTMKLLILALVAAASAAPQGYNLPSPTGPSFDSGSCGSGQVRHVDGSCVTPQVNSRVFLYDVPANEGVVNRPDYIPEPKVERNIIFVRLPEGADGPEPIVVPPPQQQHVVYVLNKQSEHDQRVIEVPAPPQSNPEVFFVNYAEGENPTLPSGVDLQTALSSASQGGGQVVGGGGVGGGIGGGVGGGSGGGIGGGIGGGSGGGIGGGSGGGIGGGSGGGIGGGSGGGIGGGIGGGSGGGIGGGTYSPPSNIYGTP; encoded by the exons atggacgcacATGAGGACAGTAAAACGACTTCCACCATGAAGCTCTTG ATCTTAGCACTCGTGGCTGCTGCGTCGGCTGCCCCTCAGGGGTACAATCTGCCTTCGCCCACTGGTCCTTCCTTTGACTCTGGGAGCTGTGGGAGTGGACAAGTGCGGCACGTGGATGGCAGCTGCGTGACACCTCAAGTGAACAGCCGTGTGTTCCTGTACGATGTGCCAGCAAACGAAGGTGTAGTCAATCGGCCAGACTACATTCCAGAGCCTAAAGTGGAACGCAATATCATTTTTGTAAGACTGCCTGAAGGTGCAGATGGACCAGAACCCATCGTCGTACCACCGCCACAACAGCAACACGTCGTGTATGTCCTGAACAAGCAGTCTGAACATGACCAACGAGTGATCGAGGTTCCAGCACCGCCACAATCCAACCCCGAAGTGTTCTTCGTGAACTACGCAGAAGGAGAGAACCCGACTCTTCCCAGCGGAGTCGACCTCCAGACGGCGCTGAGTTCAGCTTCCCAGGGCGGCGGTCAGGTTGTTGGAGGCggtggagttggaggaggaatcggaggtggagttggaggtggaAGCGGTG GTGGCATCGGAGGTGGCATCGGAGGCGGAAGCGGTGGTGGCATCGGAGGCGGAAGCGGTGGTGGCATCGGAGGCGGAAGCGGTGGTGGCATCGGAGGCGGAAGCGGTGGTGGCATCGGAGGTGGCATCGGGGGAGGAAGCGGTGGTGGCATCGGAGGCGGAACTTACTCTCCTCCTTCTAATATCTATGGTACACCCTAA
- the LOC119586849 gene encoding ATP-dependent RNA helicase A-like isoform X5 has product MDAHEDSKTTSTMKLLILALVAAASAAPQGYNLPSPTGPSFDSGSCGSGQVRHVDGSCVTPQVNSRVFLYDVPANEGVVNRPDYIPEPKVERNIIFVRLPEGADGPEPIVVPPPQQQHVVYVLNKQSEHDQRVIEVPAPPQSNPEVFFVNYAEGENPTLPSGVDLQTALSSASQGGGQVVGGGGVGGGIGGGVGGGSGGGIGGGSGGGIGGGIGGGIGGGSGGGIGGGTYSPPSNIYGTP; this is encoded by the exons atggacgcacATGAGGACAGTAAAACGACTTCCACCATGAAGCTCTTG ATCTTAGCACTCGTGGCTGCTGCGTCGGCTGCCCCTCAGGGGTACAATCTGCCTTCGCCCACTGGTCCTTCCTTTGACTCTGGGAGCTGTGGGAGTGGACAAGTGCGGCACGTGGATGGCAGCTGCGTGACACCTCAAGTGAACAGCCGTGTGTTCCTGTACGATGTGCCAGCAAACGAAGGTGTAGTCAATCGGCCAGACTACATTCCAGAGCCTAAAGTGGAACGCAATATCATTTTTGTAAGACTGCCTGAAGGTGCAGATGGACCAGAACCCATCGTCGTACCACCGCCACAACAGCAACACGTCGTGTATGTCCTGAACAAGCAGTCTGAACATGACCAACGAGTGATCGAGGTTCCAGCACCGCCACAATCCAACCCCGAAGTGTTCTTCGTGAACTACGCAGAAGGAGAGAACCCGACTCTTCCCAGCGGAGTCGACCTCCAGACGGCGCTGAGTTCAGCTTCCCAGGGCGGCGGTCAGGTTGTTGGAGGCggtggagttggaggaggaatcggaggtggagttggaggtggaAGCGGTGGTGGCATCGGAGGCGGAAGCGGTGGTGGCATCGGAGGTGGCATCGGAGGTGGCATCGGAGGCGGAAGCGGTGGTGGCATCGGAG GCGGAACTTACTCTCCTCCTTCTAATATCTATGGTACACCCTAA
- the LOC119586849 gene encoding ATP-dependent RNA helicase A-like isoform X4 yields the protein MDAHEDSKTTSTMKLLILALVAAASAAPQGYNLPSPTGPSFDSGSCGSGQVRHVDGSCVTPQVNSRVFLYDVPANEGVVNRPDYIPEPKVERNIIFVRLPEGADGPEPIVVPPPQQQHVVYVLNKQSEHDQRVIEVPAPPQSNPEVFFVNYAEGENPTLPSGVDLQTALSSASQGGGQVVGGGGVGGGIGGGVGGGSGGGIGGGSGGGIGGGIGGGIGGGSGGGIGGGSGGGIGGGSGGGIGGGSGGGIGGGTYSPPSNIYGTP from the exons atggacgcacATGAGGACAGTAAAACGACTTCCACCATGAAGCTCTTG ATCTTAGCACTCGTGGCTGCTGCGTCGGCTGCCCCTCAGGGGTACAATCTGCCTTCGCCCACTGGTCCTTCCTTTGACTCTGGGAGCTGTGGGAGTGGACAAGTGCGGCACGTGGATGGCAGCTGCGTGACACCTCAAGTGAACAGCCGTGTGTTCCTGTACGATGTGCCAGCAAACGAAGGTGTAGTCAATCGGCCAGACTACATTCCAGAGCCTAAAGTGGAACGCAATATCATTTTTGTAAGACTGCCTGAAGGTGCAGATGGACCAGAACCCATCGTCGTACCACCGCCACAACAGCAACACGTCGTGTATGTCCTGAACAAGCAGTCTGAACATGACCAACGAGTGATCGAGGTTCCAGCACCGCCACAATCCAACCCCGAAGTGTTCTTCGTGAACTACGCAGAAGGAGAGAACCCGACTCTTCCCAGCGGAGTCGACCTCCAGACGGCGCTGAGTTCAGCTTCCCAGGGCGGCGGTCAGGTTGTTGGAGGCggtggagttggaggaggaatcggaggtggagttggaggtggaAGCGGTGGTGGCATCGGAGGCGGAAGCGGTGGTGGCATCGGAGGTGGCATCGGAGGTGGCATCGGAGGCGGAAGCGGTGGTGGCATCGGAGGCGGAAGCGGTGGTGGCATCGGAGGCGGAAGCGGTGGTGGCATCGGAGGCGGAAGCGGTGGTGGCATCGGAG GCGGAACTTACTCTCCTCCTTCTAATATCTATGGTACACCCTAA
- the LOC119586849 gene encoding ATP-dependent RNA helicase A-like isoform X2 translates to MDAHEDSKTTSTMKLLILALVAAASAAPQGYNLPSPTGPSFDSGSCGSGQVRHVDGSCVTPQVNSRVFLYDVPANEGVVNRPDYIPEPKVERNIIFVRLPEGADGPEPIVVPPPQQQHVVYVLNKQSEHDQRVIEVPAPPQSNPEVFFVNYAEGENPTLPSGVDLQTALSSASQGGGQVVGGGGVGGGIGGGVGGGSGGGIGGGSGGGIGGGIGGGSGGGIGGGSGGGIGGGSGGGIGGGIGGGSGGGIGGGTYSPPSNIYGTP, encoded by the exons atggacgcacATGAGGACAGTAAAACGACTTCCACCATGAAGCTCTTG ATCTTAGCACTCGTGGCTGCTGCGTCGGCTGCCCCTCAGGGGTACAATCTGCCTTCGCCCACTGGTCCTTCCTTTGACTCTGGGAGCTGTGGGAGTGGACAAGTGCGGCACGTGGATGGCAGCTGCGTGACACCTCAAGTGAACAGCCGTGTGTTCCTGTACGATGTGCCAGCAAACGAAGGTGTAGTCAATCGGCCAGACTACATTCCAGAGCCTAAAGTGGAACGCAATATCATTTTTGTAAGACTGCCTGAAGGTGCAGATGGACCAGAACCCATCGTCGTACCACCGCCACAACAGCAACACGTCGTGTATGTCCTGAACAAGCAGTCTGAACATGACCAACGAGTGATCGAGGTTCCAGCACCGCCACAATCCAACCCCGAAGTGTTCTTCGTGAACTACGCAGAAGGAGAGAACCCGACTCTTCCCAGCGGAGTCGACCTCCAGACGGCGCTGAGTTCAGCTTCCCAGGGCGGCGGTCAGGTTGTTGGAGGCggtggagttggaggaggaatcggaggtggagttggaggtggaAGCGGTGGTGGCATCGGAGGCGGAAGCGGTGGTGGCATCGGAGGTGGCATCGGAG GCGGAAGCGGTGGTGGCATCGGAGGCGGAAGCGGTGGTGGCATCGGAGGCGGAAGCGGTGGTGGCATCGGAGGTGGCATCGGGGGAGGAAGCGGTGGTGGCATCGGAGGCGGAACTTACTCTCCTCCTTCTAATATCTATGGTACACCCTAA